In the Nerophis ophidion isolate RoL-2023_Sa linkage group LG01, RoL_Noph_v1.0, whole genome shotgun sequence genome, one interval contains:
- the mmp11a gene encoding stromelysin-3 isoform X1, with amino-acid sequence MMRTCVLVCVLALLAPVCARAAPRLRAPGGYKPTPQVHADKFPDPKKRSKLPHLRDKMVKDASYNTSNLWRRPRCGVPDYPNHREILYRGQHRQRRFVLYGGRLDKTDLTYRIVRFPWQMGEEKVRRVFREALKIWSDVTPLTFTEIRSGKADIRIDFTRYWHGDTLPFDGPGGILAHAFFPKTHREGDMHFDYDESWTLGNHMGTDLLQVAAHEFGHVLGLLHSEEPGAIMSAYYSFSYPLMLSDDDKRGIQYLYGTLPIVLPPPPPPPSRPPPPPPPPPPPPPSRPPQPPPSDHETNEIVSHPDVCQTDFDAASMIRGELFFFKSGYVWRIRDGRLENGYPALASRHWRGIPDNIDAAFEDKAGNIWFFQGESYWVFDAEMQVRGPESIRRLGLPVPGIQAALRWGHDSNYNTYLFRSGSYWRFSPRQNRLDPTYPRSMRDWSGIPADVDATFRDAYGYAHFIRGRQYWKFDPVAMNSLEGYPRYVGVDFFGCRNM; translated from the exons CAGGTCCATGCAGACAAGTTTCCTGACCCTAAAAAGAGATCCAAACTTCCCCACCTTCGTGACAAGATGGTGAAGGACGCGTCCTACAACACGTCCAACTTGTGGAGGCGACCTCGCTGCGGCGTTCCAGACTATCCAAACCACAGGGAGATCCTTTACCGGGGTCAACACCGCCAGAGGCGCTTTGTCCTCTACGGAGGACGGCTGGACAAGACGGACCTCACCTACAG GATTGTGCGTTTCCCATGGCAAATGGGCGAGGAGAAGGTCCGTCGAGTGTTCCGGGAAGCTCTGAAGATCTGGAGCGACGTGACGCCACTCACCTTCACCGAGATCCGCAGCGGGAAGGCAGACATCCGTATCGACTTCACCAG GTACTGGCACGGAGACACCCTCCCCTTTGACGGCCCGGGTGGAATCCTGGCTCACGCCTTCTTCCCCAAAACGCACCGCGAAGGCGACATGCATTTCGACTACGACGAGTCGTGGACGCTCGGCAACCACATGG GCACCGATCTCCTCCAGGTGGCGGCTCACGAGTTTGGACACGTGTTGGGTTTGCTGCACTCCGAGGAGCCGGGCGCCATCATGTCCGCCTACTACTCCTTCTCCTACCCGCTCATGCTGAGTGACGACGACAAGCGAGGCATTCAGTACCTCTATGGCACTCTTCCTATAGTTCTTCCGCCACCGCCTCCACCTCCGTCGCGGCCGCCTCCACCACCGCCTCCACCTCCGCCTCCACCTCCGTCTCGGCCGCCTCAGCCGCCACCGTCTGACCACGAGACCAACGAGATCGTCTCTCAT CCCGATGTTTGCCAGACGGACTTTGACGCCGCCTCCATGATTCGGGGCGAGCTCTTCTTCTTCAAGTCGGGGTACGTGTGGCGAATCAGGGACGGACGTCTGGAAAACGGTTATCCCGCGTTGGCATCTCGCCACTGGAGGGGAATTCCGGATAATATCGACGCCGCTTTTGAAGACAAGGCGGGAAATATTTGGTTCTTTCAAG GTGAGAGCTACTGGGTGTTCGATGCGGAGATGCAGGTTCGTGGGCCCGAGTCCATCAGAAGGCTGGGTCTGCCAGTGCCAGGCATCCAGGCGGCGCTTCGCTGGGGTCACGACTCCAACTACAACACCTACCTGTTCCGCTCGGGAAGCTACTGGCGCTTCAGTCCTCGCCAGAACCGTTTGGACCCGACGTACCCCCGCAGCATGCGCGACTGGAGCGGCATACCCGCTGACGTGGACGCCACCTTCAGGGATGCTTATG GCTACGCCCACTTCATCCGAGGACGCCAATACTGGAAGTTCGACCCGGTGGCCATGAACTCCCTGGAAGGCTACCCTCGCTACGTGGGCGTGGACTTTTTCGGATGTCGAAACATGTGA
- the mmp11a gene encoding stromelysin-3 isoform X2 — MMRTCVLVCVLALLAPVCARAAPRLRAPGGYKPTPVHADKFPDPKKRSKLPHLRDKMVKDASYNTSNLWRRPRCGVPDYPNHREILYRGQHRQRRFVLYGGRLDKTDLTYRIVRFPWQMGEEKVRRVFREALKIWSDVTPLTFTEIRSGKADIRIDFTRYWHGDTLPFDGPGGILAHAFFPKTHREGDMHFDYDESWTLGNHMGTDLLQVAAHEFGHVLGLLHSEEPGAIMSAYYSFSYPLMLSDDDKRGIQYLYGTLPIVLPPPPPPPSRPPPPPPPPPPPPPSRPPQPPPSDHETNEIVSHPDVCQTDFDAASMIRGELFFFKSGYVWRIRDGRLENGYPALASRHWRGIPDNIDAAFEDKAGNIWFFQGESYWVFDAEMQVRGPESIRRLGLPVPGIQAALRWGHDSNYNTYLFRSGSYWRFSPRQNRLDPTYPRSMRDWSGIPADVDATFRDAYGYAHFIRGRQYWKFDPVAMNSLEGYPRYVGVDFFGCRNM, encoded by the exons GTCCATGCAGACAAGTTTCCTGACCCTAAAAAGAGATCCAAACTTCCCCACCTTCGTGACAAGATGGTGAAGGACGCGTCCTACAACACGTCCAACTTGTGGAGGCGACCTCGCTGCGGCGTTCCAGACTATCCAAACCACAGGGAGATCCTTTACCGGGGTCAACACCGCCAGAGGCGCTTTGTCCTCTACGGAGGACGGCTGGACAAGACGGACCTCACCTACAG GATTGTGCGTTTCCCATGGCAAATGGGCGAGGAGAAGGTCCGTCGAGTGTTCCGGGAAGCTCTGAAGATCTGGAGCGACGTGACGCCACTCACCTTCACCGAGATCCGCAGCGGGAAGGCAGACATCCGTATCGACTTCACCAG GTACTGGCACGGAGACACCCTCCCCTTTGACGGCCCGGGTGGAATCCTGGCTCACGCCTTCTTCCCCAAAACGCACCGCGAAGGCGACATGCATTTCGACTACGACGAGTCGTGGACGCTCGGCAACCACATGG GCACCGATCTCCTCCAGGTGGCGGCTCACGAGTTTGGACACGTGTTGGGTTTGCTGCACTCCGAGGAGCCGGGCGCCATCATGTCCGCCTACTACTCCTTCTCCTACCCGCTCATGCTGAGTGACGACGACAAGCGAGGCATTCAGTACCTCTATGGCACTCTTCCTATAGTTCTTCCGCCACCGCCTCCACCTCCGTCGCGGCCGCCTCCACCACCGCCTCCACCTCCGCCTCCACCTCCGTCTCGGCCGCCTCAGCCGCCACCGTCTGACCACGAGACCAACGAGATCGTCTCTCAT CCCGATGTTTGCCAGACGGACTTTGACGCCGCCTCCATGATTCGGGGCGAGCTCTTCTTCTTCAAGTCGGGGTACGTGTGGCGAATCAGGGACGGACGTCTGGAAAACGGTTATCCCGCGTTGGCATCTCGCCACTGGAGGGGAATTCCGGATAATATCGACGCCGCTTTTGAAGACAAGGCGGGAAATATTTGGTTCTTTCAAG GTGAGAGCTACTGGGTGTTCGATGCGGAGATGCAGGTTCGTGGGCCCGAGTCCATCAGAAGGCTGGGTCTGCCAGTGCCAGGCATCCAGGCGGCGCTTCGCTGGGGTCACGACTCCAACTACAACACCTACCTGTTCCGCTCGGGAAGCTACTGGCGCTTCAGTCCTCGCCAGAACCGTTTGGACCCGACGTACCCCCGCAGCATGCGCGACTGGAGCGGCATACCCGCTGACGTGGACGCCACCTTCAGGGATGCTTATG GCTACGCCCACTTCATCCGAGGACGCCAATACTGGAAGTTCGACCCGGTGGCCATGAACTCCCTGGAAGGCTACCCTCGCTACGTGGGCGTGGACTTTTTCGGATGTCGAAACATGTGA
- the mmp11a gene encoding stromelysin-3 isoform X3, translating to MVKDASYNTSNLWRRPRCGVPDYPNHREILYRGQHRQRRFVLYGGRLDKTDLTYRIVRFPWQMGEEKVRRVFREALKIWSDVTPLTFTEIRSGKADIRIDFTRYWHGDTLPFDGPGGILAHAFFPKTHREGDMHFDYDESWTLGNHMGTDLLQVAAHEFGHVLGLLHSEEPGAIMSAYYSFSYPLMLSDDDKRGIQYLYGTLPIVLPPPPPPPSRPPPPPPPPPPPPPSRPPQPPPSDHETNEIVSHPDVCQTDFDAASMIRGELFFFKSGYVWRIRDGRLENGYPALASRHWRGIPDNIDAAFEDKAGNIWFFQGESYWVFDAEMQVRGPESIRRLGLPVPGIQAALRWGHDSNYNTYLFRSGSYWRFSPRQNRLDPTYPRSMRDWSGIPADVDATFRDAYGYAHFIRGRQYWKFDPVAMNSLEGYPRYVGVDFFGCRNM from the exons ATGGTGAAGGACGCGTCCTACAACACGTCCAACTTGTGGAGGCGACCTCGCTGCGGCGTTCCAGACTATCCAAACCACAGGGAGATCCTTTACCGGGGTCAACACCGCCAGAGGCGCTTTGTCCTCTACGGAGGACGGCTGGACAAGACGGACCTCACCTACAG GATTGTGCGTTTCCCATGGCAAATGGGCGAGGAGAAGGTCCGTCGAGTGTTCCGGGAAGCTCTGAAGATCTGGAGCGACGTGACGCCACTCACCTTCACCGAGATCCGCAGCGGGAAGGCAGACATCCGTATCGACTTCACCAG GTACTGGCACGGAGACACCCTCCCCTTTGACGGCCCGGGTGGAATCCTGGCTCACGCCTTCTTCCCCAAAACGCACCGCGAAGGCGACATGCATTTCGACTACGACGAGTCGTGGACGCTCGGCAACCACATGG GCACCGATCTCCTCCAGGTGGCGGCTCACGAGTTTGGACACGTGTTGGGTTTGCTGCACTCCGAGGAGCCGGGCGCCATCATGTCCGCCTACTACTCCTTCTCCTACCCGCTCATGCTGAGTGACGACGACAAGCGAGGCATTCAGTACCTCTATGGCACTCTTCCTATAGTTCTTCCGCCACCGCCTCCACCTCCGTCGCGGCCGCCTCCACCACCGCCTCCACCTCCGCCTCCACCTCCGTCTCGGCCGCCTCAGCCGCCACCGTCTGACCACGAGACCAACGAGATCGTCTCTCAT CCCGATGTTTGCCAGACGGACTTTGACGCCGCCTCCATGATTCGGGGCGAGCTCTTCTTCTTCAAGTCGGGGTACGTGTGGCGAATCAGGGACGGACGTCTGGAAAACGGTTATCCCGCGTTGGCATCTCGCCACTGGAGGGGAATTCCGGATAATATCGACGCCGCTTTTGAAGACAAGGCGGGAAATATTTGGTTCTTTCAAG GTGAGAGCTACTGGGTGTTCGATGCGGAGATGCAGGTTCGTGGGCCCGAGTCCATCAGAAGGCTGGGTCTGCCAGTGCCAGGCATCCAGGCGGCGCTTCGCTGGGGTCACGACTCCAACTACAACACCTACCTGTTCCGCTCGGGAAGCTACTGGCGCTTCAGTCCTCGCCAGAACCGTTTGGACCCGACGTACCCCCGCAGCATGCGCGACTGGAGCGGCATACCCGCTGACGTGGACGCCACCTTCAGGGATGCTTATG GCTACGCCCACTTCATCCGAGGACGCCAATACTGGAAGTTCGACCCGGTGGCCATGAACTCCCTGGAAGGCTACCCTCGCTACGTGGGCGTGGACTTTTTCGGATGTCGAAACATGTGA